In the genome of Deinococcus sp. YIM 77859, one region contains:
- a CDS encoding carbohydrate ABC transporter permease: MTTAAPPTTATRVPPAPKRGVRLTPAALVWPALLYLILTTQVPFFMTVYYSFFRYNLVDPTSRPFVGLANYAALLTDPQNVHILVNTVVLAGGTLLLTLVIGGALALLLHRPFVGRALLRTLLISSFLVMPVVTAVVWKNMLLNPVFGFFSWLVTRLGGTPVDWLAQYPMASLIAMITWEWTPFAMLILLTGLQSLPDDQLEAARLDGAGPLQEFRHIVLPHWTQAIQVVVLMETIALLQVYGEIYGSTSGGPGIATTNLPYFIYQKAFAEYNIGLASAAGVITVILTNILAVYLLRMISRSSGGRAHA; the protein is encoded by the coding sequence ATGACGACGGCTGCTCCTCCCACCACCGCGACCCGCGTGCCGCCCGCCCCCAAGCGCGGCGTCCGCCTCACCCCCGCCGCGCTCGTCTGGCCCGCGCTGCTGTACCTGATCCTGACCACCCAGGTGCCGTTTTTCATGACGGTGTACTACTCGTTTTTTCGGTACAACCTGGTTGATCCCACCAGTCGGCCCTTTGTCGGCCTGGCCAACTACGCCGCTCTGCTCACCGATCCGCAGAATGTGCACATCCTGGTGAATACGGTGGTGCTGGCGGGAGGCACCCTCCTCCTGACCCTGGTGATCGGCGGTGCGCTGGCCCTGCTCCTTCACCGGCCCTTCGTGGGGCGGGCACTGCTGCGCACCCTGCTGATCAGTTCCTTTTTGGTGATGCCGGTGGTCACCGCCGTGGTCTGGAAGAACATGCTGCTCAACCCGGTGTTCGGCTTCTTCTCCTGGCTGGTCACCCGGTTGGGCGGGACGCCGGTGGACTGGCTGGCGCAGTATCCGATGGCCAGCCTGATCGCCATGATCACCTGGGAATGGACGCCCTTTGCCATGCTGATCCTGCTCACCGGCCTGCAAAGCCTGCCGGATGATCAGCTCGAGGCGGCGCGGCTCGACGGCGCGGGTCCGCTGCAAGAGTTCCGGCATATCGTGCTGCCGCACTGGACCCAAGCCATCCAGGTGGTCGTGCTGATGGAGACCATCGCCCTGCTTCAGGTCTACGGCGAGATCTACGGCTCGACAAGCGGCGGCCCCGGCATCGCCACCACCAACCTGCCGTACTTCATCTACCAAAAGGCCTTTGCCGAGTACAACATCGGCCTGGCGAGTGCGGCAGGCGTCATCACGGTGATTCTGACGAATATTCTGGCCGTCTACCTGCTGCGGATGATCAGCCGCAGCTCCGGCGGGAGGGCCCACGCATGA
- a CDS encoding SDR family NAD(P)-dependent oxidoreductase has translation MTTHDRSILDLFRLDGRHALVTGGAQGIGFEIARGLAQAGARVTLADLNPDAGAEAARELGAAFEALNVSDPEAVEALAQRLPEVDVLVNNAGIVRNTPAEDTPDEEWRAVLSVNLDGVFWCCRAFGRQMLARGRGSIVSTASMSGLISNHPQPQAAYNASKAAVIHLTRSLAGEWAGRGVRVNAVAPGYTATPLTKRGLETPAWRETWLKETPLGRLAEPREIAPAVLYLASDAASFVTGQTLVVDGGYTVW, from the coding sequence ATGACCACCCATGACCGCTCCATCCTCGACCTGTTCCGCTTGGACGGCCGGCACGCCCTGGTGACCGGCGGCGCGCAGGGCATCGGCTTTGAGATCGCGCGGGGCCTGGCCCAGGCCGGGGCGCGGGTCACCCTTGCGGACCTCAATCCGGATGCGGGCGCGGAGGCGGCCCGCGAGCTGGGCGCCGCCTTTGAGGCGCTGAACGTGAGTGACCCGGAGGCGGTCGAGGCCCTGGCCCAGCGCCTCCCCGAGGTGGACGTCTTGGTGAACAACGCGGGCATTGTCCGCAACACTCCGGCAGAGGACACACCCGACGAGGAGTGGCGGGCGGTGCTGAGCGTGAACCTGGACGGCGTGTTCTGGTGCTGCCGGGCGTTCGGGCGCCAGATGCTCGCGCGGGGTCGGGGAAGCATCGTCAGCACGGCGAGCATGAGCGGCCTGATCAGCAACCATCCGCAGCCCCAGGCGGCCTACAACGCGAGCAAGGCCGCCGTGATTCACCTCACCCGCTCGCTGGCGGGCGAGTGGGCGGGGCGGGGCGTGCGGGTGAATGCGGTGGCGCCCGGCTACACGGCGACGCCGCTGACCAAGCGCGGCCTGGAGACGCCCGCGTGGCGTGAGACCTGGCTCAAGGAGACGCCGCTTGGCCGCCTGGCCGAGCCGCGCGAGATCGCGCCCGCCGTGCTGTATCTCGCCAGCGACGCAGCCAGTTTTGTGACTGGACAGACCTTGGTGGTGGACGGCGGCTACACGGTGTGGTGA
- a CDS encoding zinc-dependent alcohol dehydrogenase family protein: MTRSAEMMPAAVITAPGQVEVRELPAPHPGPGEVRIRVHGTGVCGTDLHLLHGHFGARFPLVPGHEISGWVDEVGPGVRNVREGDLVAVDPNLWCGQCHACQRGLFQHCAHHEALGVTRPGGFARYTVCPATNVYPAQGLTADQASFAEPLGCVAWGMKRLRPPPGASALLFGAGAIGLLLMQGLLASGCASVTVVDPVQDRLDLARALGASATLRPHAELSTELLDKHPHGFDVTAEATGVPTVVQALPDLTAVGGQVLVFGVAPEEATVALSPYTLFQRDLSVLGSFALNQTVPLALDWLRAGRVKVEPLITHRLPLTRVGEALNLKAHPGLAGAQKVLMTPGDVPAE, from the coding sequence ATGACGCGCTCTGCCGAAATGATGCCGGCCGCTGTCATCACGGCACCCGGTCAGGTCGAGGTGCGCGAGCTTCCGGCGCCGCATCCCGGCCCCGGCGAGGTGCGCATCCGCGTCCACGGCACCGGCGTATGCGGCACGGACCTGCACCTGCTGCACGGTCACTTCGGTGCCCGCTTTCCCCTGGTGCCCGGCCATGAGATCAGCGGTTGGGTGGATGAGGTGGGCCCCGGCGTCCGCAACGTGCGGGAAGGCGACCTGGTGGCCGTGGACCCCAACCTGTGGTGCGGTCAGTGCCACGCCTGCCAACGCGGTCTCTTTCAGCACTGCGCGCACCACGAGGCCCTGGGGGTCACGCGGCCTGGCGGCTTTGCGCGCTACACCGTCTGCCCGGCCACCAACGTCTACCCGGCGCAGGGCCTGACGGCGGACCAGGCGTCCTTTGCCGAACCGCTGGGCTGCGTGGCCTGGGGCATGAAGCGGCTGCGCCCGCCGCCCGGCGCGAGCGCGCTGCTTTTTGGTGCCGGCGCGATCGGACTGCTGCTGATGCAGGGCCTGCTCGCCAGCGGCTGCGCGAGCGTGACGGTGGTCGACCCGGTGCAGGACCGGCTTGACCTCGCGCGGGCGCTGGGGGCCAGCGCGACGCTGCGGCCCCACGCGGAGCTGAGCACCGAACTGCTGGACAAGCACCCCCACGGCTTTGACGTGACGGCCGAGGCGACCGGTGTGCCCACCGTTGTGCAGGCGCTGCCTGACCTGACGGCCGTCGGGGGACAGGTCCTGGTGTTTGGGGTCGCCCCCGAAGAAGCCACGGTGGCCCTCAGCCCCTACACCCTCTTCCAGCGGGACCTGAGCGTATTGGGCTCCTTTGCGCTGAACCAGACGGTGCCGCTCGCGCTCGACTGGCTGCGCGCCGGGCGGGTCAAGGTCGAGCCGCTGATCACCCACCGCCTGCCGCTGACGCGGGTAGGGGAAGCGCTCAACCTCAAGGCCCATCCCGGGCTGGCGGGCGCACAAAAGGTGTTGATGACGCCGGGGGACGTGCCCGCCGAGTGA
- a CDS encoding tubulin-like doman-containing protein encodes MTSMTVTKTLVIGLGSTGTQTCNHLVSRLEWELGSLDRAPWVRFLAIDTNHNEPTPLRERSDFIAIGFDSRTHQQVVQHPETFTTIRLSEWADTETLRKIADPEAGVSNIRMGGRLAFLLEHNFKRVKNRLLDHLSTLRALSAAEATHKRGPLRDGSDPTVEFAEGGHVRVVVVGTLAGGTGSGLAPDFGYFLRTLMKDEESTLAFFILPHRGLSHTIDSNADRLKKNAYHALLELNHLAQATHDDVPPVRYPDGSEATFTRYPYDMPYLLAPAEPTRTSFLALPQLIADRVLLLTMNPEMDTAAQAVNAPMPDRDHQAHIFNTFGLSAIEFPAAHVMEACTKKLLSEALQQWQSAKPGVAQDLTARLGVDYERLVTRLLGKTQEEWREDEVREALRELEAQKPDFGKLARMLQELRQQVQEGGALTASLRERRNVIVREAYAEFRARVREALQDRALGPAVLHEELNQLLSYLGQLEQAAEENARGAQADIAESWRRVEDGVTRLRNALAQRSLLRPNRAAIDAARRDLREALREYARVQVEANVYFVLRTHRLRLTEDLGIVEMLRRLLLRSATRLRKLDGRVTHLRTRLFQRYRTLAETVPPVNGLPLFEVNTTVQREFERGIQHAARDVYETPENVQARLHADIIAAWAELPDAIAPDEHVKEETWVSADYDPKAELIIPQAQLDRLTSVARGPFEFLATENVVERLEKLRQGGESIDARVKSAAGRAEPFLAFDPEAAKKGNRSPVKIDQYLLLPRGTSDARKDEFRHLVSGSFAQGSTNVKDSPDPTRVLFLVERYRFPLRALPDVLGRGGLAEAECGDFPTFHTRRDVNWYGLSAAEEYRHAEAEQALVLGVLLDELRFERGLVMPWEARAFGDRPTRRLPMNLTHAARLLAKGERDLDGMSLQGALEVLLDRIRMHWQKPGLSPEDASRAFIQDLMRRLRAFHERYHAVPIEGWKNELWAGEQLMRYASQQPALLAAYISEMGVDGAQLARLWKNKGDRAQWGVAPQDGYYCDHPNCGGFIGKDERDAARNGWRCFINEAHYWGPPLGRSAVRSSASTQN; translated from the coding sequence ATGACCAGCATGACCGTCACCAAGACCCTCGTGATTGGTCTGGGCAGCACCGGCACCCAGACCTGCAACCACCTCGTCTCGCGCCTGGAGTGGGAACTTGGGTCGCTCGACCGCGCCCCCTGGGTGCGCTTCCTCGCGATCGACACGAACCACAACGAACCCACCCCGCTTCGCGAGCGCAGCGACTTCATCGCGATCGGCTTTGACAGCCGCACACACCAGCAGGTCGTGCAGCACCCCGAAACGTTCACGACCATCAGGCTGAGCGAGTGGGCCGACACGGAAACGCTGCGCAAGATCGCCGACCCGGAGGCGGGTGTGAGCAACATCCGCATGGGCGGGCGGCTGGCCTTCTTGCTGGAGCACAACTTCAAGCGCGTCAAAAACCGCCTCCTCGATCATCTCTCCACGCTGCGGGCCCTGAGTGCCGCCGAGGCGACACACAAGCGCGGGCCGCTGCGCGACGGCAGTGACCCCACGGTCGAATTCGCTGAGGGCGGGCACGTGCGTGTCGTGGTGGTCGGCACGCTGGCGGGCGGGACCGGCAGCGGGCTCGCGCCGGACTTCGGGTACTTCCTGCGCACCCTGATGAAGGACGAGGAATCCACCCTCGCGTTCTTCATCCTGCCGCACCGTGGCCTGAGCCACACCATCGACTCGAACGCCGACAGATTGAAGAAGAACGCCTACCACGCCCTGCTGGAACTCAACCACCTCGCGCAGGCCACGCACGACGACGTGCCGCCCGTGCGTTACCCGGACGGAAGCGAGGCGACGTTCACCCGGTACCCGTACGACATGCCGTACCTGCTCGCGCCCGCCGAGCCGACCCGCACGTCCTTCCTGGCGCTGCCGCAACTCATCGCGGACCGCGTGCTGCTCCTCACCATGAATCCGGAGATGGACACGGCCGCGCAGGCGGTGAACGCCCCCATGCCGGACCGTGACCACCAGGCGCACATCTTCAACACCTTCGGGTTGAGTGCCATCGAGTTCCCGGCGGCGCACGTCATGGAAGCCTGCACGAAGAAGCTGCTCAGCGAGGCCCTGCAGCAGTGGCAGAGCGCGAAGCCCGGCGTGGCGCAGGACCTCACGGCGCGCCTCGGCGTGGATTACGAGCGGCTCGTCACGCGCCTGCTCGGCAAGACGCAGGAGGAATGGCGTGAGGACGAGGTGCGCGAGGCGCTGCGTGAACTCGAGGCCCAGAAACCGGACTTCGGCAAGCTCGCGCGAATGCTGCAAGAACTGCGCCAGCAGGTGCAGGAAGGCGGGGCGCTCACCGCGTCCCTGCGCGAGCGCCGCAACGTCATCGTGCGCGAAGCCTACGCCGAGTTCCGCGCTCGCGTCCGCGAAGCCCTGCAGGACCGCGCGCTTGGACCCGCCGTGCTGCACGAGGAACTCAACCAGCTGCTCTCCTACCTCGGTCAGCTCGAGCAGGCGGCGGAAGAGAACGCCCGCGGCGCTCAAGCCGACATCGCGGAGTCCTGGCGGCGGGTTGAGGACGGCGTCACGCGCCTCAGGAACGCGCTGGCGCAGCGCTCCCTCCTGAGGCCCAACCGCGCCGCCATCGACGCGGCACGCCGCGACCTGCGGGAAGCGCTGCGCGAGTACGCCCGCGTGCAAGTCGAGGCGAATGTGTACTTCGTGCTGCGCACCCACCGGCTGCGCCTCACCGAGGACCTCGGCATCGTGGAGATGCTGCGGCGGCTCCTGCTGAGGTCTGCCACGCGGCTCCGCAAGCTCGACGGGCGCGTCACGCACCTTCGCACGCGCCTATTCCAGCGCTACCGGACCCTGGCGGAAACCGTGCCGCCCGTGAACGGCCTGCCGCTCTTCGAGGTGAACACCACCGTTCAGCGCGAGTTCGAGCGCGGCATCCAGCACGCGGCGCGCGACGTCTACGAAACGCCTGAGAACGTTCAGGCGCGGCTGCACGCGGACATCATCGCCGCGTGGGCCGAGCTGCCCGACGCGATCGCCCCGGACGAACACGTGAAGGAGGAGACGTGGGTCAGCGCGGACTACGACCCGAAAGCCGAGCTGATCATCCCGCAAGCGCAGCTGGACCGCCTCACGAGCGTGGCGCGCGGTCCCTTCGAGTTCCTCGCGACCGAGAACGTCGTGGAGCGCCTCGAGAAGCTCAGGCAGGGTGGCGAGAGCATCGACGCGCGCGTGAAGTCCGCCGCGGGCCGCGCCGAACCGTTCCTCGCGTTCGACCCGGAAGCCGCGAAGAAAGGCAACCGCAGCCCCGTCAAGATCGACCAGTACCTGCTGCTGCCGCGCGGCACGAGCGACGCCCGCAAGGACGAGTTCCGCCACCTGGTGTCCGGCAGCTTCGCGCAGGGTAGCACGAACGTCAAGGACAGCCCCGACCCGACGCGGGTGCTGTTCCTCGTGGAGCGCTACCGTTTCCCGCTGCGCGCCCTGCCGGACGTGCTCGGCCGCGGCGGCCTCGCCGAAGCGGAATGTGGGGACTTCCCTACCTTCCACACCCGCAGGGACGTCAACTGGTACGGCCTGAGCGCCGCCGAGGAGTACCGGCACGCGGAAGCCGAGCAGGCCCTCGTGCTCGGTGTGCTTCTCGACGAACTGCGCTTCGAGCGGGGCCTGGTGATGCCCTGGGAAGCGCGCGCCTTCGGTGACCGCCCCACCCGCCGCCTCCCCATGAACCTCACGCACGCCGCGCGCCTCCTCGCGAAAGGCGAGCGGGACCTCGACGGCATGAGCCTGCAGGGCGCGCTGGAGGTGCTGCTGGACCGCATCCGAATGCACTGGCAGAAGCCCGGCCTGTCCCCCGAGGACGCCAGCCGCGCCTTCATTCAAGACCTCATGCGGCGCCTGCGGGCCTTTCACGAGCGCTATCACGCGGTGCCCATCGAGGGCTGGAAGAACGAGCTATGGGCGGGCGAGCAATTGATGCGCTACGCCTCCCAGCAGCCCGCCCTGCTCGCCGCGTACATCAGCGAGATGGGCGTGGACGGCGCGCAACTCGCGCGGCTCTGGAAGAACAAGGGCGACCGGGCGCAGTGGGGCGTCGCGCCCCAGGACGGGTACTACTGTGACCACCCGAACTGCGGGGGCTTCATCGGCAAGGACGAGCGCGACGCCGCCCGCAACGGCTGGCGGTGCTTCATCAACGAAGCCCACTACTGGGGTCCGCCGCTGGGCCGTTCTGCCGTGAGGTCCTCGGCGTCCACGCAGAACTGA
- a CDS encoding carbohydrate ABC transporter permease, translating into MTTSSTPLTSRLRVRPILLTVLTYLIALAFLFPLVWMLLAALKTEAQAFATPPVFRFTPTLENFQKALPAYFPALKNSLIAALGSTLLAFVLGLPAAFALAVYPTRRAHGTLTWMLSTRMMPAVGVIVPLFLLFRNLGLLDTLGGLILMYTTMNLPLVVWMMHSYMSEIPFAIYEAAKVDGASVSQEFFRIALPLSMPGVAATALLALIFAWNEVFFAINLTSADAAPLSVFIGSFKTSEGLFWAQMSAAATLTVLPVLIFGWLAQRQLVRGLSFGAVK; encoded by the coding sequence ATGACCACGTCGTCCACCCCCCTGACCTCGCGCCTCCGGGTCCGCCCCATCCTGCTGACGGTGCTCACCTACCTGATCGCGCTCGCCTTTCTGTTCCCGCTGGTGTGGATGCTGCTGGCCGCCTTGAAGACCGAGGCGCAGGCGTTTGCCACGCCGCCGGTGTTCCGGTTTACGCCTACCCTAGAAAACTTTCAAAAGGCCCTGCCCGCGTACTTTCCGGCGCTCAAAAACAGCCTGATCGCCGCCCTGGGCAGCACGCTGCTCGCCTTTGTGCTGGGGCTGCCCGCCGCCTTTGCGCTCGCGGTGTATCCCACCCGGCGGGCGCACGGCACCCTGACCTGGATGCTCTCCACGAGGATGATGCCCGCGGTGGGCGTCATCGTGCCGCTGTTTTTGCTGTTTCGCAACCTGGGGCTGCTGGACACCCTGGGCGGCCTGATCCTGATGTACACGACCATGAACCTGCCGCTGGTGGTGTGGATGATGCACTCCTATATGTCCGAAATTCCCTTTGCGATCTACGAGGCCGCCAAGGTGGACGGCGCCAGTGTCAGCCAGGAGTTTTTCCGCATCGCCCTGCCGCTCTCCATGCCGGGCGTCGCCGCCACCGCGCTGCTGGCCCTGATCTTTGCCTGGAATGAGGTGTTTTTCGCCATCAATCTGACGAGTGCGGACGCGGCCCCCCTGAGCGTGTTTATCGGCTCGTTCAAGACCTCAGAGGGCCTTTTTTGGGCGCAGATGAGTGCCGCCGCCACCCTCACCGTGCTGCCGGTGCTGATCTTCGGCTGGCTGGCCCAGCGTCAGCTCGTGCGCGGTCTGAGCTTCGGAGCGGTGAAATGA
- a CDS encoding LacI family DNA-binding transcriptional regulator, producing the protein MATIQDVARLAGVSPTTAKRALREPDKLTPETLARVQQAITQLGYEPDQRAGSLRGGQSRTVGLVVASIVEPFFAQFARAAARTLQAAGYTLIISENEYSARLERQELSRLYGQRVAAILLRPGYGPESREYLHRLRERGLFLLEYDYRPPDSSFPSVVLDNAACMREAVAYLHGLGHTRIAALGTYDPQVHPEERSRTFPQAMRERGLSVPPAYQRVTLLTEDTAYTLTHELLGLPEPPTALIALTGTQAIGAFRAIRERGLRLPQDLSLLTFDNYPWTALVDPPVTVMEQPVVAMAETAAKAVLRALAGEEVHPAHQVLPGRLIVRSSCAPPPVLTLR; encoded by the coding sequence GTGGCCACGATCCAAGACGTTGCGCGGCTTGCGGGCGTCTCGCCCACCACAGCCAAACGCGCCCTGCGCGAGCCTGACAAACTCACCCCCGAAACGCTGGCCCGGGTGCAGCAGGCGATCACCCAGCTCGGCTACGAACCCGACCAACGCGCCGGGAGCCTGCGCGGCGGCCAGAGCCGCACGGTCGGGCTGGTGGTGGCCAGCATTGTCGAGCCGTTTTTTGCGCAGTTTGCCCGTGCCGCGGCCCGCACCCTACAGGCGGCCGGCTACACCCTCATCATCAGCGAGAACGAGTACAGCGCGCGCCTGGAACGCCAGGAACTCAGCCGCCTGTACGGGCAGCGGGTCGCGGCGATTCTGCTGCGACCCGGCTACGGCCCAGAGAGCCGGGAGTACCTGCACCGCCTGCGCGAACGCGGCCTGTTTCTTCTGGAGTACGACTACCGGCCTCCCGACTCGTCTTTTCCGAGCGTTGTTCTGGACAACGCGGCGTGCATGCGCGAGGCGGTGGCCTACTTGCATGGTCTGGGGCATACCCGCATCGCTGCCCTGGGCACCTATGACCCGCAGGTGCACCCCGAGGAGCGTTCGCGCACCTTTCCCCAGGCCATGCGCGAGCGCGGCCTGAGCGTGCCGCCCGCCTACCAGCGGGTGACCCTGCTCACCGAGGACACCGCCTATACCCTCACCCACGAGCTGCTGGGGTTGCCCGAGCCGCCCACGGCCCTGATCGCGCTGACCGGAACGCAGGCCATCGGGGCATTTCGGGCCATTCGGGAACGGGGACTGCGCCTGCCACAGGACCTCTCGCTCCTCACCTTTGACAACTACCCCTGGACGGCGCTCGTTGATCCTCCGGTGACCGTGATGGAGCAGCCGGTGGTGGCCATGGCCGAGACGGCGGCGAAGGCCGTGTTGCGAGCGCTCGCCGGGGAAGAAGTTCACCCTGCCCATCAGGTGCTTCCCGGCCGCCTGATCGTCCGCAGCAGTTGCGCGCCGCCCCCGGTGCTCACCCTGCGGTAG
- a CDS encoding S8 family serine peptidase, which yields MAAAGNDGGRAATRSPANCAGVVAVTALTAQLQVASYANTGTSVAVAAPGGDARDGIDLGFGTSASGTSYAAPLVAGAVSRALALHPGWSSEALRDQVRRSARPLAQAACPGGGCGAGLLQVDRLLRRDM from the coding sequence GTGGCCGCGGCAGGGAATGACGGGGGGCGCGCTGCGACTCGCTCACCTGCCAACTGTGCGGGCGTCGTGGCCGTGACGGCATTGACCGCTCAGTTACAGGTCGCTTCATATGCCAACACGGGGACGAGTGTGGCAGTGGCCGCGCCAGGTGGCGACGCAAGGGACGGTATTGACCTGGGGTTCGGCACGAGCGCGTCAGGCACGAGTTACGCCGCGCCGCTGGTGGCGGGTGCGGTCAGCCGGGCACTGGCCCTGCATCCGGGCTGGTCGTCGGAGGCCCTGCGCGATCAGGTGCGCCGGTCGGCCCGGCCCCTCGCGCAGGCGGCGTGTCCTGGAGGGGGGTGCGGAGCGGGTCTGCTCCAGGTGGACCGCCTGCTGCGGCGGGACATGTGA
- a CDS encoding OmpA family protein: MTLRRAHRAREDVNPYIAVADTALNVVLVMVFFVGALTAIGRVSWEDVRYKEAQQAFEASLRRLVEPARRPILTPGKNDPPGTQRWRFRTAQLFTPNTAELTPDGRATLLRFARVLRENQDKWRRIRIEGHTVRTTRNDRWEEATNRAAAVARLLVNEGKVAPWFLTTAGRGGQDPLAHLAPDDPAQARIEVVLEYAGQAADGGSGR; encoded by the coding sequence GTGACGCTCCGCCGCGCCCACCGTGCCCGTGAGGACGTCAACCCGTACATCGCCGTCGCGGACACTGCCCTAAACGTCGTGCTGGTGATGGTGTTCTTCGTCGGGGCCCTCACCGCGATCGGCCGCGTCAGCTGGGAGGACGTGCGCTACAAGGAAGCCCAGCAGGCCTTTGAGGCGTCCCTCAGGCGCCTCGTCGAGCCCGCGCGTCGGCCGATCCTCACGCCCGGCAAGAATGACCCGCCCGGAACGCAGCGCTGGCGCTTCCGAACCGCGCAGCTCTTTACGCCGAACACGGCGGAACTCACCCCGGACGGCCGCGCGACCCTCCTGCGCTTCGCGCGGGTCCTGCGGGAAAACCAGGACAAGTGGCGCCGCATCCGCATCGAGGGGCACACGGTGCGCACCACCCGGAACGACCGCTGGGAGGAAGCCACCAACCGAGCCGCCGCGGTCGCCCGGCTCCTCGTGAATGAAGGCAAGGTCGCGCCCTGGTTTCTCACGACCGCCGGTCGGGGCGGCCAGGACCCCCTTGCTCACCTCGCGCCCGATGACCCCGCGCAGGCGCGCATCGAGGTCGTGCTGGAGTACGCGGGTCAGGCGGCAGACGGAGGGTCCGGGCGTTGA
- a CDS encoding sugar ABC transporter substrate-binding protein, translating to MKKLVLLGLALGASAQAATTITIATVNNPDMVTMQKLTPEFTKKYPDINVKWVVLPENELRQKVTLDVASNAGSFDVATVGTYEVPIWAKNGWLDPLNPLFGKNPAIARSYDLADVLEPVRKGLSYNGQLYALPFYAESSMTYYNKDLFKKAGLTMPAQPTWQQIQTFAAKIHNPAQGVYGVCLRGLPGWGENMALFGTMVNTFGGRWYDPNWQAQLNTPAWKNAMTFYVNLLKKYGPPGATSNGFTENLTLMSQGKCGMWVDATVAAGFLKDPASSKIVNAVGFANAPVGPGTPRGSNWLWSWSLAIPKSTKKEDAAFKFITWATSKDYIALVAREKGTWAAVPPGTRSSTYANPNYKKAAGDFASLVLNAIRRADPTRPTKDPVPYTGIQFVGIPQFQALGTQVGQYLAGALSGQTSIDQALQQAQAAATRVAKEGGYQK from the coding sequence ATGAAAAAGCTTGTTCTGCTTGGCCTTGCGCTGGGTGCCAGTGCTCAGGCTGCCACCACCATTACCATCGCCACGGTCAACAACCCGGACATGGTCACGATGCAGAAACTCACGCCGGAATTCACAAAGAAATACCCGGACATCAACGTGAAGTGGGTGGTGTTGCCCGAAAACGAGCTGCGCCAAAAGGTCACGTTGGACGTAGCGAGCAATGCGGGGAGCTTTGATGTGGCGACCGTCGGGACCTATGAGGTGCCCATCTGGGCCAAGAACGGCTGGTTGGACCCCCTCAACCCCCTGTTCGGCAAGAATCCGGCCATCGCCCGGAGCTATGACCTCGCGGACGTGCTGGAGCCCGTGCGCAAGGGCCTGTCGTACAACGGTCAGCTCTACGCTCTGCCGTTCTATGCCGAGTCCAGCATGACGTACTACAACAAGGATCTCTTCAAGAAAGCGGGGCTCACCATGCCCGCCCAGCCCACCTGGCAGCAGATCCAGACCTTTGCCGCCAAGATTCATAATCCCGCTCAGGGCGTGTATGGCGTCTGTCTGCGCGGTCTGCCCGGCTGGGGTGAGAACATGGCGCTTTTCGGCACGATGGTCAATACCTTTGGCGGCCGCTGGTACGATCCCAACTGGCAGGCACAGCTCAACACCCCGGCCTGGAAAAACGCGATGACCTTTTACGTGAACCTGCTCAAGAAGTACGGCCCTCCCGGTGCGACGAGCAACGGCTTCACGGAAAACCTCACCCTGATGAGCCAGGGCAAGTGCGGGATGTGGGTGGATGCGACGGTCGCCGCCGGTTTCCTCAAGGATCCCGCCTCCAGCAAGATCGTGAACGCGGTGGGCTTTGCCAACGCGCCCGTAGGGCCCGGCACCCCGCGCGGCAGCAACTGGCTGTGGTCGTGGAGCCTGGCCATTCCCAAGAGCACCAAAAAGGAGGACGCCGCCTTCAAGTTCATCACCTGGGCGACCTCCAAGGACTACATCGCCCTGGTGGCGCGCGAAAAGGGCACCTGGGCCGCCGTTCCCCCCGGCACCCGCAGCAGCACCTACGCCAACCCCAACTACAAAAAGGCCGCCGGGGACTTTGCCAGCCTGGTGCTCAACGCCATTCGCCGGGCAGATCCCACCCGCCCCACCAAGGACCCCGTGCCCTACACCGGGATCCAGTTTGTGGGCATTCCGCAGTTCCAGGCGCTAGGCACCCAGGTGGGCCAGTACCTTGCCGGCGCCCTGAGTGGTCAGACGAGCATCGACCAGGCCCTACAGCAGGCCCAGGCAGCCGCCACGCGCGTTGCCAAGGAAGGCGGATACCAGAAGTAA